The window GGCGGTCCAACATTCTATACCCGAGATCTTTATAGGTACCAAGATGATGCTGTGTATGAGTGTGATATGGAAATTCTTTCAGATGAAGAGGATAACGGTAATTCAGGCATTGTTTTTAATGTTCAAAGCATTAGTAAAGGTAATGATAATTATAGAGGTTATTATGTAGGAATAGACCTTTACAAAGATACTTTAATATTTGGAAAAGCCGATTATAATTGGCAAAGCTTAAAAGAAGTTAATATAAGTAATTATAGCATTAAAAAGGGTGATAGATTCACATTAAAAGTTGTTAAAACAGGCCGTAATATAAATGTCTTTATTGATGATCTCCATGTACTTCATACAAGCGATAGTTCCTATCCATATGGTGGTGCATTTGGTTTGAGATCGTGGAACGCAGATTGCAAATACTACAGTATTACAGCATCGCCTAGTAATTAATGTACATGGTGGAGGATGCATCAATCATGAGGTGTTCTTGGTAGTAATATTGAGTTATTTTGGGGTATAGGTTTAATAATATAGCCTAGTATACGGTTTTGTATACTAGGCTTCCATTAATTTTTATCATACTCACTCAAACTTCGCACTTCATAAATACTTGTGAAGCAAATAGGAACGTAATGGCATGTATTCTAATAGAAAAATCACACTCAAAATGGTATAATATGTTAATCATATCACTGTTTATTAAGATTTCTAATACAATACAACATCGAGTAATATCATTAGTCGAGGAGTGTGAGTATGAAAAGAATAATAGGACTAATATGCAGCTTAATTGGCTTAACATGTATGATTATATTTTTTGCAAATAAAAATGTGGATAAATTAGGATTAACAGATGAGGAGAAACGATTTATTAGTGAAAATAAGGATACAATTTTTCTTGTGGGATACTTTCCAACATCTGCAGAGAAAAAATTTTGTGAGAAACTCTGTGAGAAGATCGAAGAGGATACATCGCTAAAGTTAAGAATTTATGAGAACACATGGAATAATAGCTTGTATCTATTGGCGAATGGAAAACTGCCCATTGTCATGAACATGTGTAAAATCCCCAAGAGAGAAGAATATGCCTATTTCACAGATACATTCTTGCCAATTCCATGTGGCATTTATTCTGATCAAAATCATATCATACAGTCATTTGAAGATATAAAGAATAAAAAGATAGGTGTAGAGAAAGAAGTTGCTTTACTGGATAAATTTGTTTCAAAATTTCCAGGTTTTAAAGATTCCATTATTGTCTTTGATACATTTGAAGAAACGAGGAATGCCTATGTTCATGGTGAAATTGATGGCTTCTTAGCGTCAAAAAGTTATGATTCGGATATGAGAGGATTGTATTTTTTTCCAATTGAAAGTATAACAGCTGGCAGCAATCATGTTGGTGTCAGTCAATCAAATCCACTATTATATTCAATTATAAACAAAGAAGTCACTCGGTTGAAAGAGGAAAAATGGGATGTGCTGGTATTGGAAGTGATTACTTTCGAACTCGAGAAATCCTTTATTGAATTCAATCAAGTTGAACGTCATTATTTAGAAGAAAAAAGTTCTTTTAAGGTGGGTCTCCCAACAGAGTATTTTTTATATGGCTATGGTGAAGCCCACAATCCCCAAGGTCCTCTGCCAGAAATACTGGAAAAAATAGCTTTTATTTGCGATGTGGATTTTGTCTATGAGTTTGACACCCTTGATAATTTAAGATTAAGAAAGGATATTGATTTTTTTGTTGATTATGATGTGGGTGACCGCTTTACATCCAAGACTATTTTTGAGGATGAGATTATTATTGTTGCAAGATCCTATTATCGTTATGTGAATGAAGTCTATGACTTAGCAAATTATAATGTTGGTGTTTACGGTGTACCAAATGCAACATCCTATTTAAAAGAAAATATGCCACATATAAGTGTCATGGAGTATAAAAACATTGATGTTGCCGTTAAGAATATGAAGAAGAAAAAATTGGATTATCTTATCATACCAAGGCTATATTACGAGACTAAAAAATCCGTTAACCAATTAAGTATGAGGGGGAAAATTGAAACAAATATTAATAATTTTGTCAGCCGTGACCCATTATGTGTTGAAATCATAGACAAGTGTTTAACCATCATAGACACAGAAACCATCGTTCATAATCGGGTGGCTAAAAAGCCAAAAGCCAATGTTTCTTTTCTTATATTGTTATATATAGTAAGTACATGTTTATTCGTTATTGTATTAAGAATGCTCACACGCTGGTATAGAAAAAACTATTATTATGATAATAAGTTTGATGTATACAATATGAGATATATTACCAAGAAGTTAAAACATAAGGATGCTTATTTAGTACTCATTGAGATTTCAGATGAGGATCAAATATGGTTTCATTATGGACGAAAAGTATATGATAAGTATTTAAAGAATCTTATTGATTATATGAAGAAAGAACAAATAGCTGGACAATATATGGCTTTAATCAATAGAAAACAACTGTTGATTGTTAAAGAGAGTATTAGAGAGGTTGAGCGTCTTCAAAACCGGTTATTAGCCATACAAGGTTTGATGATAGATAAGGTAATGTTAACCTATAATTATCACCTCTGCTATGTTGATTATATGAATAAAGAAGAACTCTCAGAAGCTATGGATAAATTGCATAATGGTCTATTACTAGCGAAAAAAAGTAACCAAATGGTTTATTATACGAAGCAACAGCATAGTATTTATCTGAATAACTTAGCAAGAAATGTAGACCTGAAAAAAAAGATAGCAAGTAAAGCCATTCAACTGGTTTACAGAAAAATTATCGGCAAAGACGGACAATATTTGGGGAACTATGTTTATCCTAAGTGTAATGGATTAAGAAGAGAGTTAATCTATAAGAAGGTAAAAGATTTGAATATAGAAACGAAGCTGGATAAGGTGTTTATTGAAGAAGTTTTGAAACATGAACAATCGAAGCCTTTGTTTTTACATATAAGTGAGCGTACCTTAATCTCTGAGAATTTCTATACATGGCTGGATAGAATGATGAAAGAGGGGACGGTACTCTATTTTATCATTGATAGAACAGTTGCTTCTATCCATTGGGATTCATTAGTAAGGCATAAACAGATCGGATATGTCATTGACCGATTTGGTGAAGATATGGTTCATGATCTTCAGGTAAAATATTATGATAGTCAGTATATCATCATAGACAGACCTATATTGGAGGATATGGAAGATAATGCTGAAGTACTTGATTTTATTGCTTCATTTGCTCAGAAGAATAAGTTAAAGATCATTTCTTCAAGTCAGTATTACTCAGAGGCGGATTATTATATTGTAGAGGAGTAGTAGGATGAATGTTCTTATTATTGAAGACGATAAAAAACTATTAATGACATACAAGAGAATCGTAGAAAATAGTTTTTATGTTCAGGTAGCAAGTAATCTAATGGATGCTAGAAAAATAATGAAAAGTGAGAGTTTTGATGTGGTTCTATTGGATATTATGTTACCAGATGGCAAAGGATATCGACTGATTCCAACCATAAAGAAAAAACCTGAAACCATGGTCATTGTCGTTTCAGCACTAGAAGAGCAAACGACAAGAAGAATGGCATATGAGATGGGGGCGGACGACTATATGATTAAACCCATCACGTTATTTGAATTAGAGTATAAACTAAAAGCCATCAGCAAGAGAAGAAAAAGTGAACATTTGATTATTCAAATGGGTGATCTTATCTTAGATCTAGGTAATCTAACCCTATCTACAGCACATAGTATGATTGCGATTCAGCATTCCCAAGGTATTGTTTTAAAAATGCTATTCGATAAATACAAGGAGAATAGCATTCTTCACAAGAATGAGATTAACAATTTGGAAGTGGTACAGAAGTCAGATAATTTTCGCATTCACACATTGATGTCACGGTTAAGGAAGACTATAGAAGAATTGGAAAGCGACAAAGTATTTATAGAAAATGTATATGGTAAAGGGTATAGATTAGTGGTGATGAAATGAAAAAACGTTTATTAGCTATTAGTATCATAAGTATTATATTTAGCTTTGGATTAGATGTCTTTCAGCATAACATGTCAGAACGATTAGTTCATCATATGGAAGCTGGAAATTTTATAAATACAAAAGATTTGGATATGAGCAAAGTAACCATGTTACATTGGTTTTCTAAGGAAGTTGAGGTTTATTCTGAAGATCAAAAAAGCGTTGATTTTGTTATTTTTAATCCTTATAGGCTTTTTAACGTATACAAGAATAAAGAACATATTATACAAAATGAATCCAAAAATTATCCTAAATATCAAGGTGGAAAGTATATGTTGTTTTCCATTGATGAAATGGATTATAGCGACAATCGAGTAAGTATTTATACAGAAGTAGATAGGAATTCCTATGATACATGGAATTTAGAGAGCATGCGGTATGAAGAGGTATACTTTGCAGGAAGTCATAGAATGCTGAATAATTTTATTGTATGCAAAGAATCCATTCATATTATTGCTGTAGCCAGCCTGATAATAGCTGTAGTGGTTATGTTGTTAACCCATCAAAAAGAGTTAATGGGCATTCTATTGGCTGCTTCCACTGCTACTGTATTGTTCGATTTTAAAATTGGACTCATTTTAGTGCTGCATAGTCTATACGTTTACTCAGAAACACTTATTAAAAGAAAGCATAGAAAATTCATATTCATACCGTTGTTACTGAGTTTTGGAATGCCACTTGACTATTATGTATGGTATGCTTTTGTTCTTATGTTGATGTGCACAGTTAAGTATTATAAAAAATCCAACATAAAATGTTTGTTATCCTTGTTAGGATTAAGCGCAATAGTCGGACTGTTGAATATGGACCTGGAGTTTAGTTTGTTTAGGTTATTTTATACGGAGCTGTTTATCTTGTTCTTATCCGCGCTGTTACTGATTATAGGAATCATGAAGGGAAGAGTATATTTTTCTAAGGAGAAGATGATTCGTATTGATTTGTTAAGAGGGGTCAGTCATGATTTACGTGTTCCTTTATCCACAATAAGATTGAATATGGATATATTGGCTAAAGATGATTTTACGTCAGAAATAAACAAGGATAGGGTTATTCATACGATGAATAGTGCACTGCAGGATCTAGGTAATATGACAACTGGATTAACAGCGTATATTTCCAAGGATCATTATGTACATAGGGATTTAAGGACATCCTTTCAAGACTGTTTAGCTCACAGTTTAAATTATTTTACGAACAATGAGAAGATGATTGATATAAAGACGAAAATTTGTGAAGAAGAGATTTTTCTTCCTATAGAAAAGGTTTGGCTGAATCGATTAATCTATAATCTAGTGGATAATGCTTACAAATACACAGGAAATTATGGTGTGATTACAGTGAGCTTGTGGAAGGAAAAGAAAAGGGTTTATTTTAGTGTAGAGGATAATGGGATTGGTATAACGGATGAACAGATGCTAAAGATCATGAAACCATTTTATAAGGTGGATCAATCAAGAGGGACTTCAGGATTAGGACTTGGATTATCCATTATTCAATCCATCGTGAATCAGCTTGATGGTGACATCCATATACAGTCTGTAGAAGGTGAAGGAACGAAGGTCATAATCAAAATCTAACTTATTGGTAAGCATTTGATTTTGGTTCTATTAGGTGTGTTATACTAAGGTCAAAATGAACCTGGAGGGTGTATATGAGAAAATTAATATATGGGATTTTGACTTTATTATTGGTGGTGACAGGGTGTAGTTCCAATGATAGTAAAAAAACAGAAGAAGTTTTAAGGGCAGAAAATAGAGCTGCAATGGAAGCGGAGCAGAAGGCGAAAGAAGAAATGAAAGCCGAGCTGGAAGACAAAAAACAAGAGGAGCAAACAGAAGAGGAGAAGAAAGTTGATGATATTACTATTACTGATAAAGAATCCGTCATGGACTTTATATTTCAACAATTTGATGTAAGCGACAGTTATTCTAAGGAGAGAGGAATGAATGAACTGACATTTACATATGAAGATTTTAATGAAGATGGAAAAGAGGATGTCGTTGTTTATTCGCCAAACAAAGATGGTTTTTATGACATTGCTTTTGTAACGGTTACAGAAAATGGATATGAACTTATTGATGAATTTGAAGAGTATTCAAAAAATGAGCAAAGTATTGTCAAGGAAGGTAATTTTATCATCTTTAGAGGTGCAGGTGGAGGTACAGGCGTTTATAAGAAGTTCTTGAAAATCTACAGATATGTTGATGGAGAAATTGCATTTACAGGGGTGGCTCTCGATTTAGAAGGACATGACACCATAGCTCATGATGATTATCCAAATGGTAAACCAATAGAGATATCAAGTGAGCTGATTGACAGGTCAGGTAAATTTAATAACGGTGAAGATATATGGTTTGCCTTTGATTATACGTATATGGAAACGGATATTGATGGTAAATTGCTATTAAAGACATGCGATGGGTATTATTATAATAATGAAACGAACGCATATGAAGTGCAACAACTAGAATCTAAGTTCGTTACAAAAGATGCAGCTAACGAAGCTCTAGTATCTGATGGGAGATATGAGCTTGAACAGTTGATGAGTGTAGAGAAATTAGAAGAGTTTAAGGTTGTAGAGGTGTCCTATATAAAAATGGGCGAGTTCTCTTTGATACTAGAAGGGGAAATTACCCAGAAGGGAAGAATTAGGTTTGATGGTTTGTATCAAATGTATTGTTTCACTTCAGATGAAGCATTTTTAGATTATCCCATTAGAATTGATGATGAGTTGACTATAAGTACGCATATTAGATTTAGTTGTTTTGATCAGAAGTGGATTAAAGAATTACCTCAATCAGCCCATGAATCACTAAAAGAAAATGGAGAATTGGAAATTGCTTGTACGATTAATAAGATAGAAATACATGGTGCATGGGGAACTTCAGGAAGCACGTCTATCGAAATTAGCAATATAGACATTTTATCAAATACGACATCCGATCAGAGTGAATTGGAAAACAACTTGTCTAGGTTTACAAATGAAACACTGTTTTCTTTAGATGAGGAGATGTACATGGATTATTCCAAATACCAGTTAGTGGTCGTTCCACAACAGGAGAGTATTAATGATGATAAGCTAGGAAATAGAACGGTACAGCTTACTGATTCTGGTAATGAATTTCCAAGTCGAATTGCTATTCTAGGTGGTATGATGGCATTAGAAATTACTTACCATGAAAATCCTTTGGTTGAAGGAAGCGAAACGAAGACGGTTAAACTTGAACAGATTAAAGATGAGATTATTACAGTGATGTCAAAGATGCCTTATGATTAATCTTATATTGAAGTGA is drawn from Vallitalea pronyensis and contains these coding sequences:
- a CDS encoding transporter substrate-binding domain-containing protein, which produces MKRIIGLICSLIGLTCMIIFFANKNVDKLGLTDEEKRFISENKDTIFLVGYFPTSAEKKFCEKLCEKIEEDTSLKLRIYENTWNNSLYLLANGKLPIVMNMCKIPKREEYAYFTDTFLPIPCGIYSDQNHIIQSFEDIKNKKIGVEKEVALLDKFVSKFPGFKDSIIVFDTFEETRNAYVHGEIDGFLASKSYDSDMRGLYFFPIESITAGSNHVGVSQSNPLLYSIINKEVTRLKEEKWDVLVLEVITFELEKSFIEFNQVERHYLEEKSSFKVGLPTEYFLYGYGEAHNPQGPLPEILEKIAFICDVDFVYEFDTLDNLRLRKDIDFFVDYDVGDRFTSKTIFEDEIIIVARSYYRYVNEVYDLANYNVGVYGVPNATSYLKENMPHISVMEYKNIDVAVKNMKKKKLDYLIIPRLYYETKKSVNQLSMRGKIETNINNFVSRDPLCVEIIDKCLTIIDTETIVHNRVAKKPKANVSFLILLYIVSTCLFVIVLRMLTRWYRKNYYYDNKFDVYNMRYITKKLKHKDAYLVLIEISDEDQIWFHYGRKVYDKYLKNLIDYMKKEQIAGQYMALINRKQLLIVKESIREVERLQNRLLAIQGLMIDKVMLTYNYHLCYVDYMNKEELSEAMDKLHNGLLLAKKSNQMVYYTKQQHSIYLNNLARNVDLKKKIASKAIQLVYRKIIGKDGQYLGNYVYPKCNGLRRELIYKKVKDLNIETKLDKVFIEEVLKHEQSKPLFLHISERTLISENFYTWLDRMMKEGTVLYFIIDRTVASIHWDSLVRHKQIGYVIDRFGEDMVHDLQVKYYDSQYIIIDRPILEDMEDNAEVLDFIASFAQKNKLKIISSSQYYSEADYYIVEE
- a CDS encoding response regulator transcription factor; this encodes MNVLIIEDDKKLLMTYKRIVENSFYVQVASNLMDARKIMKSESFDVVLLDIMLPDGKGYRLIPTIKKKPETMVIVVSALEEQTTRRMAYEMGADDYMIKPITLFELEYKLKAISKRRKSEHLIIQMGDLILDLGNLTLSTAHSMIAIQHSQGIVLKMLFDKYKENSILHKNEINNLEVVQKSDNFRIHTLMSRLRKTIEELESDKVFIENVYGKGYRLVVMK
- a CDS encoding sensor histidine kinase — encoded protein: MKKRLLAISIISIIFSFGLDVFQHNMSERLVHHMEAGNFINTKDLDMSKVTMLHWFSKEVEVYSEDQKSVDFVIFNPYRLFNVYKNKEHIIQNESKNYPKYQGGKYMLFSIDEMDYSDNRVSIYTEVDRNSYDTWNLESMRYEEVYFAGSHRMLNNFIVCKESIHIIAVASLIIAVVVMLLTHQKELMGILLAASTATVLFDFKIGLILVLHSLYVYSETLIKRKHRKFIFIPLLLSFGMPLDYYVWYAFVLMLMCTVKYYKKSNIKCLLSLLGLSAIVGLLNMDLEFSLFRLFYTELFILFLSALLLIIGIMKGRVYFSKEKMIRIDLLRGVSHDLRVPLSTIRLNMDILAKDDFTSEINKDRVIHTMNSALQDLGNMTTGLTAYISKDHYVHRDLRTSFQDCLAHSLNYFTNNEKMIDIKTKICEEEIFLPIEKVWLNRLIYNLVDNAYKYTGNYGVITVSLWKEKKRVYFSVEDNGIGITDEQMLKIMKPFYKVDQSRGTSGLGLGLSIIQSIVNQLDGDIHIQSVEGEGTKVIIKI